The uncultured Sphaerochaeta sp. genome includes a window with the following:
- the prxU gene encoding thioredoxin-dependent peroxiredoxin (Most members of this family contain a selenocysteine.): MPEEFKPGCQRPKSGPVGVVPQETTSDGQATQIKEEMSMIKVGQKAPDFSAPAYHKGKFVEVKLSDYLGKWVVLCFYPGDFTFVUATEISAVAEKNPEFEKLGVQVLSMSVDSIYTHKIWNENEISKMVDGGVTYPMLSDGGGAIGTAYGIYDAEGGVNTRGRFLIDPDGIIQGFEVLSPPVGRNVNETLRQIQAFQLVRETKGTEATPSGWKPGKKTLKPGPELVGNVWKEWNVKDAFDD; encoded by the coding sequence ATGCCCGAAGAATTCAAACCGGGTTGTCAGCGACCTAAAAGTGGGCCTGTCGGTGTTGTTCCACAAGAAACAACCTCCGATGGGCAGGCAACACAGATCAAGGAGGAGATGAGCATGATTAAAGTTGGTCAGAAAGCGCCTGACTTTTCAGCGCCTGCTTATCACAAAGGCAAGTTTGTCGAAGTTAAACTCTCAGATTACCTCGGCAAATGGGTAGTACTCTGTTTCTATCCGGGTGATTTCACATTTGTCTGAGCGACAGAAATTTCGGCGGTCGCCGAAAAGAATCCCGAGTTCGAGAAACTCGGAGTCCAAGTACTCTCAATGAGCGTGGACAGTATTTACACTCACAAGATTTGGAACGAAAATGAGATTTCAAAGATGGTCGATGGTGGCGTAACCTATCCGATGCTTTCGGATGGTGGCGGTGCAATCGGAACAGCCTATGGTATCTATGATGCTGAGGGCGGCGTAAACACAAGAGGCAGATTCCTGATCGATCCAGATGGGATTATTCAGGGATTTGAGGTACTCTCTCCTCCAGTTGGACGCAATGTGAACGAGACACTTCGTCAGATTCAGGCATTCCAGTTGGTACGTGAGACAAAGGGTACCGAAGCTACACCATCTGGATGGAAGCCAGGCAAGAAGACTCTTAAACCGGGTCCGGAACTTGTCGGTAATGTCTGGAAGGAGTGGAATGTCAAAGACGCCTTTGACGATTAG
- a CDS encoding acetylxylan esterase: MNTRKTRTILYLAIVLMVGGSFLGSWVNSGMGKAKVEEVAIWQEPGFKVSGNLYTPRNIEGKAPAILAIHGLNNQKNHMANTALEFARRGYIVLSMDMSGHGRSTGKNLDHGAGGPAGLAYLRSLPNVDTENIGIVGMSQGGFAGAMGAITSNPDGYSSVFFMESEVNAPGSMDLSAAKYVKNAAFNIGTVTELGVMIFIGKGSDAPVSPVLQPLFGTEDPIEIEKIYGSIEDGTARILYQPWENHAGSTDSIPAIKNALEWMQLTLEGGTGLSQNKQIWPIKLVGTALALFGAMLFLFPMGSLLLESRYFKELKEEVPEYRGYRKREWWIGALITTSLGPLLYLFVWNNMFFVPWIAPNRIWPQNFTNVYMVWSILVGIISIILLVAGHFLVLKKRGAGLVQYGLTDTTETFNWTRIRKSFLLAVIILVPVYLLLVFVDAVWHVDFRAWVLTLLPLTGKRFLAFLGYLVPFSIFFIPQGISFAGFQRPGNGKLSLGKEMLINSVVLTLGAAIWLLLLYIPIIAGGSIIFGADPLTQTAAGMGGIYYLPLLVLWPLVACLYTYFFRKTGRVYVGTSIVTLFIVWYLAAAGSFAVML; the protein is encoded by the coding sequence ATGAACACTAGGAAAACTCGGACAATCCTGTATCTCGCCATTGTCTTGATGGTTGGGGGAAGCTTCCTAGGCAGTTGGGTGAATTCAGGAATGGGAAAAGCAAAGGTAGAGGAAGTAGCAATCTGGCAAGAGCCAGGATTCAAGGTGAGTGGGAATCTTTATACACCGAGGAATATTGAAGGAAAGGCTCCAGCAATTCTGGCGATCCATGGATTGAATAATCAAAAGAATCACATGGCAAATACTGCATTAGAGTTTGCTCGTAGAGGGTATATAGTGCTTTCCATGGATATGAGTGGCCATGGGCGGTCAACCGGTAAAAATCTCGACCACGGTGCTGGTGGACCTGCAGGTCTAGCTTATTTGCGAAGTCTTCCAAACGTTGATACAGAAAATATTGGTATCGTAGGGATGTCACAAGGAGGTTTTGCAGGTGCAATGGGAGCGATCACCTCCAACCCAGATGGGTACTCCTCAGTCTTTTTTATGGAATCAGAGGTCAATGCACCTGGTTCAATGGATCTCTCAGCTGCCAAGTATGTGAAGAATGCTGCATTCAACATTGGTACTGTTACTGAATTGGGTGTCATGATATTCATTGGAAAGGGCTCGGATGCACCCGTATCCCCTGTGCTACAGCCCCTGTTTGGGACTGAGGACCCAATTGAAATTGAGAAGATCTATGGTTCGATTGAGGATGGAACTGCAAGAATTCTCTACCAACCATGGGAGAATCATGCGGGTTCAACCGATTCAATACCTGCAATAAAGAATGCATTGGAGTGGATGCAGCTTACGTTGGAAGGTGGAACTGGTCTTTCTCAAAACAAACAAATCTGGCCAATCAAGCTTGTTGGTACCGCCCTTGCTTTGTTTGGAGCTATGCTATTCCTTTTCCCCATGGGGTCTCTGTTGCTTGAATCAAGATATTTCAAGGAACTCAAGGAGGAAGTACCAGAGTATCGTGGTTATAGAAAGAGAGAGTGGTGGATAGGTGCACTGATTACCACTTCACTTGGTCCTCTTTTGTATCTATTTGTATGGAACAATATGTTTTTTGTTCCTTGGATCGCCCCAAACAGAATCTGGCCCCAAAACTTCACGAATGTGTATATGGTTTGGTCGATTCTCGTAGGAATCATCAGTATAATCCTTCTGGTTGCAGGGCATTTCTTGGTACTGAAAAAACGAGGAGCAGGTTTGGTTCAGTATGGACTCACCGATACCACAGAGACATTCAATTGGACAAGAATCCGTAAATCGTTCTTGCTGGCTGTCATTATCTTGGTCCCTGTATACCTATTGTTGGTATTCGTTGATGCTGTATGGCATGTTGACTTCAGGGCGTGGGTACTAACACTGCTGCCGCTGACAGGAAAACGATTCTTGGCTTTTCTTGGCTATCTTGTACCATTCTCAATATTCTTTATTCCTCAAGGAATATCGTTTGCTGGTTTTCAAAGACCTGGAAATGGAAAGCTCAGTTTGGGAAAAGAGATGCTTATCAACTCGGTTGTACTGACTCTTGGCGCAGCAATCTGGTTATTATTGTTATATATCCCAATTATTGCAGGAGGTTCCATTATCTTTGGCGCCGATCCATTGACACAAACTGCTGCTGGGATGGGTGGAATATACTATCTGCCGTTGCTGGTTTTGTGGCCATTGGTTGCTTGTTTATACACCTACTTCTTCCGTAAAACGGGTAGGGTTTATGTAGGCACCAGTATAGTCACGCTGTTTATTGTGTGGTACTTAGCTGCAGCTGGTTCTTTTGCAGTTATGTTGTAG
- a CDS encoding tetratricopeptide repeat protein, translating to MQSEGDVLYLDTTHVSCDLLFFRNILESGPDLSAMREAAGLWKGGFLKGFSISASPRFSAWQIQEEQSVFYEYKQLLRSMYETEIKNGDYLSALGHARAYLHLDTFDEEGHRAVMYIHALRGERKLALQQYDTCRTIMWDEFETEVDDETLALVQRIKTGEIRKERLSIMDNTHAPRLAILPLYRVDIENHEVLLFLNMVMEALEDYFAVVPHLRIISRTSTLAYKDSGKRLSLIAAELQADYIIEGFCRGDETSLMIEARLLQTKPDEVTAIKTITLSPHTDNPAVAARYIGDAINMHFSPTTGPEIPKTEQGRKNQNTGHVSTFNSKLKLQAKHLLRIDEEGVCLKAVALFSEAVRLDPSDAEAWAGIGSALLAYSDKGICFPNRTDKLQEAEKVARKALEIDEEEPTALTILGNIAVQKDWDFDRAEELFQKSLQLRPNNTRTLRDYAELCIMTGRYEEARRFSEYVNALDPVNHHNFKIRFWLHLVFHEFQKAEEVVRQHFILYPDPPLDQILHAHIHMIRGNIDAAMRCFADIDPNKEMPLSWNHAFLVGIGYCYAMKGRTDEAYTVIEQLQQSKSGAVYPYIPISQIFIGLGEYESALDWVEIAVEAHDPGLFFLAVNPLFHPLEKYARMEKILQKTKLVLVNL from the coding sequence TTGCAATCAGAGGGGGATGTCCTGTACCTCGATACCACCCATGTTAGTTGTGACCTCCTTTTCTTCAGAAATATTCTTGAAAGTGGTCCAGACCTGTCCGCCATGCGCGAGGCTGCAGGACTTTGGAAAGGTGGGTTCCTGAAGGGATTCTCTATCAGTGCATCCCCAAGATTTTCTGCATGGCAGATACAGGAAGAACAGAGTGTGTTTTACGAGTATAAGCAACTGCTACGATCAATGTATGAAACCGAGATAAAGAATGGTGACTACCTCTCAGCATTGGGACATGCACGTGCTTACTTGCACCTCGATACCTTCGATGAGGAAGGACATAGGGCAGTCATGTATATACATGCACTACGAGGAGAGAGGAAACTTGCATTGCAGCAGTACGATACCTGCAGAACTATCATGTGGGATGAATTCGAGACTGAAGTTGACGATGAAACATTAGCGCTTGTGCAACGAATTAAAACTGGGGAGATCCGAAAAGAGCGTTTATCCATCATGGATAATACCCATGCTCCAAGACTGGCAATACTTCCCTTATATAGAGTTGATATTGAGAATCATGAGGTACTGCTTTTCCTCAATATGGTGATGGAGGCATTGGAGGACTACTTTGCAGTGGTACCGCATCTGAGAATCATCTCCAGAACCTCCACCCTGGCCTATAAGGATTCCGGTAAGCGGTTGTCACTCATAGCAGCAGAGCTCCAGGCCGATTATATTATCGAAGGTTTTTGTCGTGGCGATGAGACCTCACTGATGATTGAGGCAAGACTCTTGCAGACAAAACCTGATGAAGTAACCGCAATAAAGACAATAACCCTCTCTCCCCATACAGATAACCCAGCTGTTGCTGCCCGATATATTGGTGATGCGATCAATATGCATTTTTCCCCGACCACCGGCCCCGAAATACCAAAAACTGAGCAAGGGAGAAAAAATCAGAATACTGGGCATGTCTCTACATTCAACAGCAAGTTGAAGCTGCAGGCAAAACACCTTTTGAGGATTGATGAGGAGGGAGTTTGCCTGAAGGCAGTTGCATTATTTAGCGAGGCTGTACGACTGGATCCTTCTGATGCGGAAGCATGGGCTGGAATTGGTTCTGCATTGTTAGCCTACAGTGATAAAGGGATTTGTTTCCCTAATCGTACAGACAAGTTACAGGAAGCCGAGAAAGTGGCGAGAAAAGCACTTGAAATTGATGAAGAGGAACCAACAGCCTTGACCATCCTTGGAAATATTGCTGTGCAGAAAGATTGGGATTTCGATAGGGCAGAGGAGCTCTTTCAAAAATCTTTGCAGCTTAGACCGAACAACACCAGAACGCTGCGAGATTATGCAGAGCTCTGCATCATGACTGGCCGCTATGAGGAAGCCCGCAGGTTTTCTGAGTATGTGAATGCCTTGGATCCTGTGAATCATCATAATTTCAAGATCCGATTCTGGCTGCATCTTGTTTTTCATGAGTTTCAGAAGGCGGAAGAGGTAGTAAGGCAACACTTCATTCTCTATCCCGATCCTCCACTCGATCAGATACTACATGCCCATATTCACATGATCCGTGGGAATATTGATGCTGCCATGAGATGCTTTGCAGATATAGATCCTAACAAGGAGATGCCGCTCTCTTGGAATCATGCATTCCTGGTGGGTATTGGATACTGCTATGCGATGAAAGGCCGGACCGATGAAGCCTATACCGTTATTGAGCAGTTGCAACAGAGTAAGTCGGGTGCCGTGTATCCTTATATACCTATCTCCCAGATATTTATTGGTTTGGGAGAGTATGAATCAGCTCTGGATTGGGTTGAGATTGCAGTTGAAGCCCATGACCCTGGTCTCTTCTTCTTGGCAGTGAATCCACTGTTCCATCCACTGGAAAAGTATGCACGGATGGAAAAAATTCTTCAGAAAACCAAGTTAGTTCTTGTAAATTTGTAA
- a CDS encoding winged helix DNA-binding protein, whose protein sequence is MELTWMGRYRNLVGQLIRYANIYVRGYNIELGGEEGITLSAQSWQVLECIIEHEDETLKMAELSKYLGMPQSTFSKYVKKLVEQNLAERYRKEDNRKEVILRPSEYGRDFYVHKSKGLLELGYKEMFNLLENVPDEALNAMVSAIENLANHLEMDTNEFSKTRLIKLED, encoded by the coding sequence ATGGAATTGACCTGGATGGGACGTTATAGAAACCTAGTCGGACAATTGATCAGATATGCCAACATATACGTTCGTGGATATAATATTGAATTGGGTGGAGAAGAGGGGATAACCCTTTCAGCACAAAGCTGGCAGGTCTTGGAGTGTATCATCGAGCACGAGGATGAAACTCTTAAGATGGCAGAGCTTTCTAAATACCTTGGTATGCCTCAAAGTACTTTCTCAAAGTATGTAAAGAAACTGGTTGAACAAAATCTAGCTGAACGATATCGAAAAGAAGATAACCGAAAAGAAGTTATTCTAAGACCATCGGAATATGGAAGAGATTTCTATGTCCATAAAAGCAAGGGTCTCTTGGAATTAGGGTATAAGGAAATGTTCAACCTACTGGAGAATGTACCAGATGAAGCACTGAACGCGATGGTATCAGCGATAGAAAATCTCGCAAACCATCTTGAGATGGACACCAACGAATTTTCCAAAACCCGCCTGATAAAGCTCGAAGACTAG